In the genome of Impatiens glandulifera chromosome 6, dImpGla2.1, whole genome shotgun sequence, the window ttttcagattattaaaatttaaataaaattaattactttacataattgattttaaaaactgTCATGTCATGTCatgtactatcaaaatctttttaaaatgacattttattttaaaaaaatgtcgtAAACCTAAGTTAAAATCATCGAACATCGAGCCACTCTAAGCCCGCATGCCAGGTTGAAAGCATCGAGTATCGAGGCATTTTAGGCTTGCATGCCATGTCTCGACGTATACACGTTGGGATTCCCAAGGatcatacatattttataataattttaaatttaataaaattaaaatttaaaaacataatataaatcgGGTGGATGGGAGATGCTACTTCAGTTCGAATTGGTTTTGAgggacattttttttttttaatatagtatTGAATGAGTTTATGAACTTGTTGTATTAAATTCTTGAATTATAGCTAAATATGAACTCTTTTTATCTTGAAGTTCTATTATAAAACCTAGTCTAATAACTTATCGCAAATATTACACAAAAACAAGTGGTTTAGTAAGAGTTTGCAGAAACAAgtgaattgaaataaataaaaagcattataattttcaaaatcaaactaaacaaaatagtagaaaaagaatattaaaatagagACATAATAGAATGActcaaatatcatttcattgtTATCCATTGTTATACCCGTTTTTTTTagaaacttattaaaaaaaatgaattataaataaataggtattattaactttaagaatatgaataataattcttttaaaaatgtatttattattcaaGATTAAATTATACGAGGAtcttatacaaaataattattttcaatgatGAATCCATATTTATGGTAGGCAGGTGGTGATGGCGACAATTGACAAATGATATTTTTGGACACAAGTTAGAttgtttatttgtaaatttatattaaatataccaTCTAAAAacttgattaaatattaaatattaaatattaaatattaaatattaaaaattaaaaattaaaaattaaaaattaaaaattaaaaattaaaaattaaaaattaaaaattaaaaattaaaagcagaatgatattaaatattaaagtagAATGATCCCTAATTTTGTCTATTGAATTTTgatgaattttgaatttaagagtaaagaaaataataactaatttgaGAGGAGGaatcaaaatcgagagtttacgtaaaatcgttgtctagttgtaaactcgtaaaatcgttgtctagttgtaaactcgtaaaatctagagtttacgtaaaattgtaagagtttaatttaaaaaaataatagttatatattattattattatttatatatataattaagtatttaatacttagataattttaaaaatttatatatttaaatataaaattaattaaaaaataataataagtaaataacactataaaaaaattatagttacaaaattaattatattaatttatttatttgaataaataataactttatttttaatttttaaatataaaattattttttaaatgtaaaatcgTATTGAaacgtaaaatcgaaattatttataaactcgtaaaattgtaaaattttattattataaatttaaaatcgtaagagtttacttatttaagagtttacttaaaatcagactcgttaacttTTCGTGAAATCGTATAATCGTAAGATCTTAAGAgtcaactcgagattttaacggTGTTAGGTGTGACTATGATAacgttaaaattaaaaaaaataatttttatataactttaaaaataaagttccaaaattgtgaagaaatgacagatattccagttggctatttaaatctaattattattcgactaatatattattttaatatttaaaatgttcatttataagttttcttgctattcttttttatttgaatattaatatctttttcaGTTAAGGttatatttacttattaatttttcacACTTCTAACCATCTTCATAAATGTACACTTTCATatcctattaattaattatttaaataatatatttttgtttcaaacAGGACTTATTAGATCTATCCTCGCGTGTAAATAAAACCGTAACATACGCCATGACCACCCATGTGCCCGATCTAACGTTGTATTCTTTGTACTGctttcatatattattatatttttttggctgttttatatattcttaagataataattgaaattatatataatgttttttctgtttttatttacataaaaaattatattttgaatcattatcaagtcaattaaaattatatttttttatttaaaattgttagctagagtttatcttaaataataaaaatttactctaaaaaaatattagtgtatatattattatttatttatttatataattaatataaaattaatctaaaaaataactaataaaaataaataataattacaaaattaattatataaattaattaatttaaataaataattacaaaaattgaatttataaatatatggagGGGCTAAGGTGGTGTCAAgcatgaaatttttatttttaaacaaattttttaatttactttattatttatttctctaactcacaaaaaaataaaataaacaaaaataaaaaatctacaTTAATCTAAACGTATATTCACTTTATTAGTGTAAAATAgtattattctaaattaaaaatattaagagttTATCGGAATGttattataacttaattttattataataattttttaaaaataatttaaaattttaaatgttttgattattatataattatgaatccATGTTATTAgggcaaaaaaataaaaaataaaaaaaaaccaacaacgtctttgttatttgttaacttacttttaagaaaataaagcAAGATAgagattataaatataactttttttttctttaatttattatagtgAATATTCTTACCGAATAATAATAATCTGGAACAGAAAAATATgcatatcaataaaaaaaaaaaaggtttttaaaatgaataacagaaaattaaatttaaatattataacagAATGAGAAAACCGCgttaatattttcaattccCATTGAAGACGGAATTTTCGAAATCAGATAAAGACGACAATAGTCTTCATCTTCTCTCCAActatctctttctctctctatatctctctctctcacacacacacatacacgcAGTCTTCAATCTGGCCCCATCGGAGTTTTTACTGTGAAGATCGTCGTCGGCAGCTCTCTATTTATCTTTCTAGGTCAATTTGAGTGTCAATTACGGTAACATTGATTCAACTATATAATTCGCTTTccaaatctctctctctctctctctctactttATTGACGCATACTCTGTCACGCATATGTTGGCCACTCACTCTCCATTAATAGCACTGTAAAGGACTAGAAATCTCATCTATTGGAGCTATTAGCTCTGGATCGACTTCATATTCGTCATTGCTGAACTTCTACTTCTAGTTTCTGGTAAGATCTATGTTCTTTGATGTGTAGATGTAATTCAAGCTTTATTTGAGTTCTATTTGTGTAATTGATTGTGTATATGTTCTTAAATATTATCCAGATCATGAACTATTTTCACTCAGTTTGTAACAATGTAGTGCTAGAAGTAGAAGAATTATATGTTTAATCTCTTTGCACTTGTCATTGATACCTTGATTCTGTAATTCTTCTCGTCGAACCAAAATCTGCAGATTTGGATCATATTAGATGACTTTTTAAGTTGAATTATATGCATAAGTTAACTAGATTCGTTATATTTCTTAAATCTCATCCACATCATGAGATCTTTGCTCTCAGTTCGTAACAGTGTAGTGCtagaagaaaaatatgtttaatctCTTTGTACTTGTCATTGATACCTTGATTCTTTGATTCTGTAATTAGGTTCTTCCAGATTTAGATCATATCAGATGACTTTTTAACTTGAATCATATGCATACGTGAACTGAATTAGTAATATTTCTTAAATCTCATCCACATCATTAGATCTTTGCCCTCAGTTCGTAACAATGTAATGCTAGAAGAAACAAACGTTTAATCTCTTTGCATTTGTCATTGATACCTTGATTCTGTAATTAGGTTTTCTTCTCGTAGAACAAGAATCTGCAGATTTAGATCATATCAGATGACTTTTTAACTTGAATCATATGCATAACTTAATGAGATTagttatatttatcaaatctcatcTACATCATGAGATCTTTGCCCTCGGTTCGTAACAATGCAGTGatagaagaaaaatatgtttaatctCTTTGTACTTGTCATTAAAATCTTGATACCTTGATTCTGTAATAAGGTTTTCTTCTCGTAGAACAAGAATCTGTAGATTTAGATCATATCAGATGACTTTGTAACTTGAATCATATGCATAAGTTAACGAGTTTCGTAATATTTCTCAAATCTCATCTACATCATGAGATCTTTGCCCTCAGTTCGTAACAATGTAGTGCTAGAAGAAACATATGTTTAATCTCTTAGTACTTGTCATTAAAATCTTGATACCTTGATTCTGTAATTACGTTTTCTTCTCCTCGAACAAAGATCTGCAGAGTTAGATCATATCAGATGACTTTTTAAGTTGAATCATATGCAGAACTTTAACGAGATtcattatatttcttaaatctCATCCACATCATGAGGTTTTTTCCCTCAGATCGTAACAATGTAGTGTTAGAAGAAACATATGTTTAATCTCTTTGTACTTGTCATTGATATCTTGATACCATGATTCTGTAATTAGGTTTTATTCTCGTTGAACACAGATCTGCAGATTTAGACCATATTAGATGACTTTTTAAGTTGAATCGAATGCATAACTTAACAAGATTcattatatttctcaaattttGCCCTCAGTTCGTAACAATGTAGTGCTAGAAGAAACGTATGTTTAAAATCTCTTTGCATTTGTCATTGATATCTTGATACCTTGATTCTGTAATTATGTTTTCTTCTCGTCAAACAAAGATCTGCAGATTTAGACCTTATCAGATGATTTTTTAACTTGAATCATATGCATAACTTAACGAGATTAGTTATATTTCTCAAATCTTATCCCCATCATGAACTCTTTGCACTTGTCAGTGATACATTGATTCTGTAATTAGGTTTTCTTATTGTGGAACAAAAATCTGCAGATTTAGACCATATGATGACTTTTTAACTTGAATCATATGCAGAACTTTCATTATATTTCTAGCATTGATTCAGAATTTTAGTTAATTGTTTCGATTTGTGCTAGTTTTCACTGTCTTAACACTTTCTTTACCTGGAGTTGGTTTGCAGGTTTCTTTTAGGGCCTAAAATGGGTTCTAAGCATAACTTAACGAATAACAGAGGCCGAAGTCCTCTGTCTATATTCGTTGTGCTTTCTCTATGTTGTTTCTTCTACTTTCTTGGATCATGGCAGAATGGTGGATTTGGAAAGCAAGATAGACAAGTCATAGAAATAACAAAGAATCCAGATTGCAACATCATACCACAAGATCTCGATTTCGAACCTCATCATAGCATTCTACACATCGCCGAATCAGCTCAGCCAAAAGCCAAAGTTTTCAAGCCTTGCGATGCTCGATATGCTGATTACACTCCTTGTCAAGAACAGGACCGTGCCATGACATTTCCTCGAGACAATATGATATACAGAGAAAGACATTGTCCAGCCAACGAAGAGAAGTTGAAATGTCTAGTTCCAGCACCAAAAGGATACACAACTCCATTTTCATGGCCAAAAAGTAGAGATTACGTTTATTATGCTAACGTTCCTTACAAAAGTTTGACGGTTGAGAAGGCTGTTCAGAACTGGGTTCAGTTTCAGGGAAACGTGTTCAAGTTCCCCGGAGGTGGGACTATGTTTCCTCAAGGCGCGGATGCGTATATCGATGAACTGGCTTCGGTTATCCCCATTAAGAGCGGTGAAATAAGAACCGCATTAGATACAGGTTGCGGGGTTGCAAGTTGGGGAGCGTATATGTTGAAGAGAAACGTGTTGACAATGTCGTTTGCCCCCAAAGATAACCACGAGGCGCAGGTTCAATTTGCTCTCGAGCGGGGTGTGCCAGCTGTTATTGCTGTATTGGGATCCATAAAACTTCCTTACCCGTCGAGATCTTTCGATATGGCTCAATGCTCTAGGTGTCTCATTCCTTGGGCATCAAATGGTATGTTTTAATTTAAGCAAACTAGTTAAAATGTAAGATAATGTTGTTTAAGTTTCCACGGATAGCTCGATTTTCACTAAAAACACTTTGAATTGTTCGTGTTAGTTTCCTTTAAGGCATAAACgatggttttaaaaaaaatatatattgtctaGGAATCTAAGATTTTCTCAAAGATTTTAGAACTAGTCTTTTATTTAGTTAGCTCAAATAAccatttttatgaaaaaaaaaacaaatgtgatGATGAAAATTTTTGTTTGCTTTGCAGAAGGAATGTATCTAATGGAAGTTGATCGAGTTCTTCGACCTGGTGGATACTGGGTATTGTCTGGTCCTCCAATCAACTGGAAGACATACTACAAGACGTGGAAACGAACAAAGGAGGACGTTAAGGCCGAGCAGAGCAAAATCGAAGAGTTGGCCGAGTCTCTTTGTTGGGAAAAGAAGTACGAAAAAGGAGACATTGCCATTTGGAGGAAAAAAATAAACGATAAATCATGTACAAGAAAATCCACCAACATTTGTGAATCAAACGATGATGATGTTTGGAACAAGAAGATGGAATCATGCGTAACACCATTGCCCGAAGTTGTCGACGAAGATGAAGTAGCTGGAGGTGAATTGAAGAAGTTTCCAGATAGATTGTACGACGTTCCTCCAAGGATCGCCAAAGAATTAGTAGAAGGAGTAACGGTTGAATCTTACAAAGAGGATAATGAAGTATGGAAGAAACATGTGAAGGAGTATAAAAGGATTAATAGGTTGATTGGTAGTACAAGATATCATAATATTATGGATATGAATGCTGGACTTGGCGGTTTTGCTGCTGCAGTTGATTCCCCGAGACTTTGGGTTATGAATGTCGTGCCGACAGTTACTAAGAACACTTTGGGTGTTATTTATGAAAGAGGTCTTGTTGGCACATATCACGACTGGTACGTTCAATTCTTACCTTCTTTCGTTAGATGACAAAATTCGATTCCCACTAAAAATTTCTTGATTTAAATGTGGAGGAATAGTCCTCCAAAGAATAACCCTctagtttcaatttttttagaccataatttatttattagagaAGTTCTCCCACTTCACTCAAAGTAAAtcctaatttcaaataaattttgttttttgaaaaccgGGGATTACACTACCATGAACCCCACTTCACTCAATCAAACTTGAGACCTCTTAACTAAGGATGTCAATGGGGGAGGATCGGGCGGAGAATGTGTTTACCATCCCCGCTCCATTCTACTTAGAGGATGTTTTTTTACTATTATCCtattcggtttcggggaattcCCATTGGACATTGttatatcaaaaaataaaacaaactatttgataaaatattattattatgattttttaatattatataatatagggCAATTCGGACTGAAAACTCCGGGCAAATTATAATTGTCATCCATACTCTTAACCTAACCGTTTTTAACAAGTTGGTATCTAATTTATGTATGCATTTATGAATGATTTGCAGGTGCGAAGGATTCTCAACATATCCAAGAACATATGATCTTATCCATGCTAATGGATTGTTCAGCTTATATGAGAACAAGTAATtaaatttttcttcttttttctctcttttaataaaataataagtaactaactaactaacaaATCAAAATAGGTGTGAAATGGAAGACATACTATTGGAAATGGATAGAATACTAAGGCCAGAAGGAACAGTTATATTTAGAGATGAAGTCGACGTGTTAAACAAGGCAAAGAAAATAGCAGAAGGAATGAGATGGGATTTGAAGCTTGTTGATCATGAAGATGGTCCAATGGTTCCTGAAAAGATAATGGTGGCTTATAAGCAATATTGGGTTGCTGGTAATAACACATCTTctgattgattaattaattaattaattaattattgaatgaaaggcatttttattttgggttatagttaaatatttagTATAAACAACTTAATTTATGTATCAtggaatttttttattgaacaaaGTTGAGATTGCCACGTTTTTGTTTACCCTATATGGACAAAAGGGTCCAAAGGGATAtcattatatgtttaattatttacattatttatttgaatgagaatgtcatttttttaagattttatatgtTAAAGTTACAATCTGATTTGTTATTATTTGGTTTTAATCTactagaattaaaaatattgttttttattaaaaacatttgaaattggagttttgacattatttttattagttgaaaatagtaaaatattttgtttgaaaattagaATTTGTCATAACTTCGAATTCTCAttctaattttctaaatttaacaatatgtataataatatatattaataatttatttaaatatttgtatacaaAATTTGgatttagaaatatattaaaataatgtagtATTTCTTTATTATCTAGAGCTATCTGGCTCAAATTGGAAACACTTTATTAAcagtttaaattataattcaaaaaatatttttattattttacctaTATTTGATATATCACTTAAGtcattgattaaaatattttatattttaaattattattttatattttaataatattaatatttttaaaagttttttacttaaaaatatcCCAACTTCAAAAATATCTGCAATTATTATGCCCTTCAATATAGATGATTCTAGCCCCCCAGTCATACTTGTGAGCAGATCAAATGGGCCTGCTCTCTACCTACCCTCTTTATctctattaaattatttaggaatttaaaaattaatcttaaaaaagatgtgatataaaatatttattataataaatgaaataaattatttttttttaactatttataaaaagttattttaatttattatttaaatgatttgataaaatgttattagagtacagttaaaattttatatttcaccaaagatattatatttcaaacaattttttttatatatttaattaaagtaaactttttatattaaattatagccagaaaaattttaaaaactaaactCCAACTACTGacactaatattttaaaaatgaatataaattagaTAGAAAGAGAAATGAAAACAATAATTGAAACCAACCGGTCTTTTTGCATTTGACATTAACTACTTTGGCTGTTAGCTTCATGTATTTGAATGGTAGTTGTCTTCCCTCCCTCATtttattccaaaaataattaaaaaatatatatatatatatattatcacctTTTTAAAGCAAAATTACTAATTAAGCCTcaactttatctttatatagtTTCTTAAAATTGCTttattttgatcttaaaattaacacaattactaagtaaaaattattcaatttatttttgtttgtactttagatatcttaaaaaaattgataaaattgcaacttcaaaatatttaatttgtagtatttaaaatataatttattaattgaattggTATCCCATTtcttaaatattgaatattttcatttcaaatataattttgaataagaatcaaaattttctatactaaaacatataatatattaccatttattttgatcaatacTCTAGAgggttaaatatttatttatcatatttattcaaattttattttcagttttcgaatcgaattttaaaataatttgaattcaaataaggtttcgatttgatttttgaatttgtgtttcaattcaaaaatcaaacataaaatcgaattcatttttattatttagttttattatatattatataattaaatcatttcaaGCTGgattcttctatttattttgattttaattcgaataattgaatttaggtttacaaaatagtttaaaaaattataaatttgaaaaattcgaACTGATGAACAccataatttttgtttgttttattatttttattagagtttattaaCCGAAGAAAACTAACACGATACTTAACATTCTctaatttagtttaaaacacTTTCAATGTTAATCAAATATAAGTCAATCCTAAAGGGTTAGATCATTACTATTTAGGAAATATCAAGGGTGTTTAGAATGTTGCAACTTATATGGAAAGACTAGGgtaattttattaactaattttatctGCCAAATGAAGTCCTAAGGGTAAAATTGTCATAttacaaaaaagaaaaatcaattttcaatcTTTTTTCTCCCAACTAGAAGCTAGCTGGCGAGAAGAGATAATCacagaagaagagaagaagaaaaaaaaaaacaaagaccCTTTTTCTTTCTTGCCCATGTCTCTTTCCTTAGTGAAGAAACACTCTGTCTTGCATCTGTGAGGAAATTTGagatcatttctttcttcccaGCTGAGTAAGTTCTTGTTTTAGCCTGAAAATGGCCATATTGATGTAACCCATAAAGCGTTTCTATTGATTCCCCTCCACCGTTTCAATTGAAGAATTTGCAAACATGGAATTTTAAGTATTTgttttgtgtgtgtgtgtgtaatGATGGATCTTATTGGAAATTTAATCCTCTGGTTTTGTTAGATTCTACTATGAATTGGTAAAGATTGTTTGTAATTTCAATGGAAACAGTTAGAGAAGATAAATTCCTTGTTGGGTTTATGAATAAATGAAGTTTAACAGATTACAACTCAATCTtatataaatttgcatgtttttgATGAAACAGAAGAGGATAATCTGTCGGTTTGTGAAGGATGGCTTGTAAGGGTTGTTTGGAATGCTTATTAAAACTACTGAATTTTATACTCACTCTTTTGGGTCTAGCTATGGTGGGTTATGGGATCTACTTGTTTGTTATCTACAACAagtcaacatcatcatcatcttctaaTGATTCAATCTCAGAAGCAATTTCAAGCAATGATATGATGATTTCTAGTCGACCAATGCTCATTGGATTGTCTTTGTCAAGCAGTTTTATTGATAACATACCGAAAGCTTGGTAAAATTACCCCACTTAAACTGAATTGTTTggagatcatgtttgattttttCATGTTGGTGTTGCAGGTTCATATGTGTATTTGTCGGTGTAGGGTTCGTTCTATTTGTAGTATCTTGTTTCGGTTGTATTGGAGCTACAACAAGGAACCGATGTTGTCTAACAAGTGTATCCTAAATTTTAAAGTTCTTAGTTAGTTATATGTTTTGTTAATAATATGTATGTGGAAAATTCTTGTAAAATTCCTTGATTCAAGAGACAGTATGCAGTTCTGGTTATCTTGCTTATCTTGATTCAACTAGGATGTGCAGCTTTCATATTCTTCGATAAGAGCTGGATCGATGTAAGTATTGTTCTTAAGACATTACTACTAGTTATTACTATTAGTTGATTAGTTCTTTACATTTTAACATACATTGTCTTTTATTTGTTTACTCAGGAAATACCAACTGATAATACTGGAGATTTTGATATGATTTATGACTTTCTAGATGAGAATTGGGATATTATTAAGTGGGTTGCTCTCGGTTTTGTTATTTTTGAGGTAACTATCGAGTTACGATTCATGTTTTCTATTAcaacatttcatttttatgaCCCTTTGTTCATTAGtgtgattgattgattgattgtagGCTGTTCTTTTTGTATTGGCGCTTATAGTAAGAGCTACGAATAAACCAGTTGAGTATGATAGTGACGAAGAATATATTGGTGGGGAAAGACAACAACAAAACCGACAGCCATTGATTAACAGGCAGCCAGCTCCTCCGGCCACTGGAGTACTTGTTAATACTGCTAGCAGAAATGATGCTTGGAGTACACGAATGAGAGAAAAGGTAACCGACTAACTAAATAACTGACATATTCATTGCAGTTCATGTTGTAAGTCACTAAGATTACATATTCAATTTTCACTAATGTTAATAATAAGTAAGAACATTCCTAATCTCTCATTTTGATTCAATTTGTTCTTTGATGGAATCGAAAACTTGAGTTTTTGGTCTCTTATGTAAGACTTTTTACATCTAGAATGAATTGAATGCAAAATAGTGTTTAATTCTAAGTGGTTAAGGATTATCTaactgtttttttatttgattttgatggGAAAACAGTATGGTTTGGATACTTCTGAATTCACATACAATCCGGCTGATCCAACCAGGACACAAGCAGCTGAAGGAACGCAGGCGCAGACGGAGGAAAAGCGGTGCTGCGCGATTATGTAACTGGCgtttaaatttggtattggtttGGTTTATTCATTGAATGGTGTTTTGTGAGAAACCGAGAGTTTCATGTTTTTTGTTGTACAAAAcacaattgagttttttttttattgcaaCTTATTTGTTTTAGCTTAATCAAGCTTGTGTTCTTTCAATGGATCATAATATTCTTAGAGGAATTATAACTGAACAAAgttataaacattaaataataaacagtCCATAATATCTAAAGAGTAAAGGTGGTCAAATCAATTAGAACTTCCATTcatgaaatgtaaaaaaatagagattttaCTTATGGCATATATATTAGCATGTGTGATTGATTTTCACTTTAGAATATTTGAatcttaattatgtttatatagtctttattttatataagagattaattttaattaattcaaataaatatttacatattaaaaaataatttataaataatataaaataacatgtataaaaccaaaataattaaatgataatttaaattataaatattacacgTTTTTTTATGGTAACTTTATAGATATAAACGTTtgagttttataattaaattaaaataaaccgaataaatcaataaaatagtGTTAGAAAAATCTCTActatatcaataaaaattgtCAAATTGTCTTTAAGTTGGTAAGCAAAGTCCCAAAAAAATCATGTTAAGTGATAACTAATCCTTAGGCTAGCTAGGCTGCCTAGGGACGCCAcactatataaaaataaattctcgaAAATGGGAGTAGAATGAAACGGgatgataa includes:
- the LOC124944050 gene encoding tobamovirus multiplication protein 2A-like; the protein is MACKGCLECLLKLLNFILTLLGLAMVGYGIYLFVIYNKSTSSSSSNDSISEAISSNDMMISSRPMLIGLSLSSSFIDNIPKAWFICVFVGVGFVLFVVSCFGCIGATTRNRCCLTSYAVLVILLILIQLGCAAFIFFDKSWIDEIPTDNTGDFDMIYDFLDENWDIIKWVALGFVIFEAVLFVLALIVRATNKPVEYDSDEEYIGGERQQQNRQPLINRQPAPPATGVLVNTASRNDAWSTRMREKYGLDTSEFTYNPADPTRTQAAEGTQAQTEEKRCCAIM
- the LOC124944049 gene encoding probable methyltransferase PMT14, with the protein product MGSKHNLTNNRGRSPLSIFVVLSLCCFFYFLGSWQNGGFGKQDRQVIEITKNPDCNIIPQDLDFEPHHSILHIAESAQPKAKVFKPCDARYADYTPCQEQDRAMTFPRDNMIYRERHCPANEEKLKCLVPAPKGYTTPFSWPKSRDYVYYANVPYKSLTVEKAVQNWVQFQGNVFKFPGGGTMFPQGADAYIDELASVIPIKSGEIRTALDTGCGVASWGAYMLKRNVLTMSFAPKDNHEAQVQFALERGVPAVIAVLGSIKLPYPSRSFDMAQCSRCLIPWASNEGMYLMEVDRVLRPGGYWVLSGPPINWKTYYKTWKRTKEDVKAEQSKIEELAESLCWEKKYEKGDIAIWRKKINDKSCTRKSTNICESNDDDVWNKKMESCVTPLPEVVDEDEVAGGELKKFPDRLYDVPPRIAKELVEGVTVESYKEDNEVWKKHVKEYKRINRLIGSTRYHNIMDMNAGLGGFAAAVDSPRLWVMNVVPTVTKNTLGVIYERGLVGTYHDWCEGFSTYPRTYDLIHANGLFSLYENKCEMEDILLEMDRILRPEGTVIFRDEVDVLNKAKKIAEGMRWDLKLVDHEDGPMVPEKIMVAYKQYWVAGNNTSSD